A genomic window from Cupriavidus basilensis includes:
- the pstB gene encoding phosphate ABC transporter ATP-binding protein PstB, with the protein MTSTVIDIPDTTRAKIDVRNLNFYYGQFHALKNVNMSIPERKVTAFIGPSGCGKSTLLRTFNKMYALYPEQRAEGEINMDGENLLTAKKDIALLRAKVGMVFQKPTPFPMSIYDNIAFGVRLFEKLSRSEMDDRVEWALSKAALWNEAKDKLNQSGYGLSGGQQQRLCIARGIAIRPEVLLLDEPCSALDPISTGRIEELIAELKDEYTVVIVTHNMQQAARCSDYTAYMYLGELIEFGETEKIFIKPHRKETEDYITGRFG; encoded by the coding sequence ATGACCTCGACCGTCATCGACATTCCCGACACGACCCGCGCCAAGATCGACGTGCGCAACCTGAACTTCTACTACGGCCAGTTCCATGCGCTGAAGAACGTCAACATGTCGATTCCCGAGCGCAAGGTAACGGCCTTCATTGGTCCGTCCGGTTGCGGCAAGTCGACCCTGTTGCGCACCTTCAACAAGATGTACGCGCTCTATCCGGAGCAGCGTGCCGAGGGCGAGATCAACATGGATGGCGAGAACCTGCTGACGGCCAAGAAAGACATCGCTCTGCTGCGCGCCAAAGTTGGCATGGTGTTCCAGAAGCCCACGCCGTTCCCCATGTCGATCTATGACAATATCGCCTTTGGAGTGCGCCTGTTCGAGAAACTGTCACGCTCCGAGATGGATGACCGCGTGGAATGGGCACTGTCCAAGGCGGCGCTGTGGAACGAAGCCAAGGACAAGCTCAACCAGTCGGGCTACGGCCTGTCCGGCGGCCAGCAGCAGCGCCTGTGCATCGCGCGCGGCATCGCCATCCGGCCCGAAGTGCTGTTGCTGGATGAGCCGTGCTCCGCACTTGACCCGATCTCGACCGGCCGCATCGAAGAACTGATCGCGGAACTGAAGGACGAGTACACAGTGGTGATCGTGACCCACAACATGCAGCAAGCCGCGCGCTGCTCGGACTACACCGCGTATATGTACCTGGGTGAACTGATCGAGTTCGGCGAGACCGAGAAGATCTTCATCAAGCCGCATCGCAAGGAAACTGAAGACTACATCACCGGCCGTTTCGGCTGA
- the pstA gene encoding phosphate ABC transporter permease PstA, producing MSSSSTSIPAVSPDADATRTRLQARRRRTNFYALTASLGAMGFGLFWLAWILWTTISLGVGGLSMDLFTQMTPAPNTAGGGLANAIYGSFVMVGFATLCGTPLGILAGIYLAEYGKTSPLASFIRFINDILLSAPSIVIGLFVYALVVTRMGHFSAWAGICALALLQIPIVVRTTENMLNLVPNALREAAFALGTPKWKMVLSITVKSSYAGIVTGVLLAVARIAGETAPLLFTALSNQFWTSDLNKPMANLPVTIFRFAMSPFVEWQQLAWAGVFLITVGVLALNILARMLFKK from the coding sequence ATGTCCTCCTCCTCTACGTCGATTCCGGCAGTCAGTCCGGATGCGGATGCCACGCGCACGCGCCTGCAGGCACGGCGCCGCCGCACCAACTTCTATGCCCTGACCGCGTCGCTGGGCGCCATGGGGTTCGGCCTGTTCTGGCTGGCCTGGATCCTGTGGACCACCATTTCGCTGGGAGTGGGCGGCCTGTCGATGGACCTGTTCACGCAGATGACGCCGGCGCCGAATACCGCCGGCGGCGGCTTGGCCAATGCAATCTACGGCAGCTTCGTGATGGTGGGTTTCGCCACGCTGTGCGGAACGCCCTTGGGCATCCTGGCTGGTATCTACCTGGCCGAATACGGCAAAACGTCGCCGCTGGCCAGTTTCATCCGCTTTATCAACGACATCCTGCTGTCGGCGCCGTCGATTGTGATCGGCCTGTTCGTCTACGCGCTGGTGGTGACCCGCATGGGCCATTTCTCCGCTTGGGCCGGCATCTGCGCGCTGGCGTTGCTGCAGATTCCGATCGTGGTGCGCACGACCGAGAACATGCTGAACCTGGTCCCCAACGCGCTGCGCGAGGCCGCCTTTGCGCTCGGCACGCCCAAGTGGAAGATGGTGCTGTCGATCACGGTGAAGTCATCGTATGCAGGCATCGTCACCGGCGTGCTGCTGGCGGTTGCGCGTATCGCCGGCGAGACCGCGCCGCTGCTGTTCACGGCCTTGTCCAACCAGTTCTGGACCAGCGACCTGAACAAGCCGATGGCGAACCTGCCGGTGACCATCTTCCGCTTCGCCATGAGCCCATTCGTCGAGTGGCAGCAACTGGCCTGGGCCGGCGTGTTCCTGATTACCGTTGGTGTGCTGGCGCTCAATATCCTGGCGCGCATGCTGTTCAAGAAATGA
- the pstC gene encoding phosphate ABC transporter permease PstC yields the protein MATTSDLSAVRPPSRTGDILFGGLTRGAAIVTLLLLGGIIVSLAISAWPSIEAFGLRFLWTAEWDPPADVYGALVPIYGTIVTSLIALIIAVPISFGIALFLTELSPAWLRRPLGTAIELLAAVPSIVYGMWGLLVFSPIFGEYFQKPLAATVGQVPLIGKLFQGAPLGIGLLCAGVILAIMIIPYIASVMRDVFEVTPVLLKESAYGIGCTTWEVMWRVVLPFTRAGVIGGVMLGLGRALGETMAVTFVIGNTNLLDNASLFSPGNSITSALANEFAEAGAGLHTAALMELGLILFFITFVVLALSKILLLRLAKSEGAK from the coding sequence ATGGCGACTACATCCGATCTATCCGCAGTACGGCCGCCTAGCCGTACCGGTGACATCCTGTTTGGTGGCCTGACGCGCGGCGCCGCCATCGTGACCTTGCTGCTGCTTGGCGGCATCATCGTGTCGCTCGCAATCAGCGCCTGGCCTTCCATCGAGGCCTTCGGCCTGCGCTTCCTGTGGACCGCAGAGTGGGATCCACCCGCGGACGTCTATGGCGCGCTGGTGCCGATCTACGGCACCATCGTCACCTCCCTGATCGCCCTGATCATCGCGGTGCCCATCAGCTTTGGCATCGCGCTGTTCCTGACCGAGCTGTCGCCGGCCTGGCTGCGCCGCCCGCTCGGCACCGCCATCGAATTGCTGGCCGCCGTACCCTCGATCGTCTACGGCATGTGGGGCCTGCTGGTGTTCTCGCCGATCTTCGGCGAGTACTTCCAGAAGCCGCTGGCCGCCACCGTGGGCCAGGTGCCGCTGATCGGCAAGCTGTTCCAGGGGGCGCCCCTGGGCATCGGCCTGCTGTGCGCCGGCGTGATCCTGGCGATCATGATCATTCCCTACATCGCGTCCGTGATGCGCGATGTGTTCGAAGTTACCCCGGTGTTGCTCAAGGAATCGGCCTATGGCATCGGCTGCACCACGTGGGAAGTGATGTGGCGCGTGGTGCTGCCCTTCACCCGTGCCGGCGTGATCGGCGGCGTGATGCTGGGCCTTGGCCGCGCGCTGGGCGAGACCATGGCGGTCACCTTCGTGATCGGCAATACCAACCTGCTGGACAACGCCTCGCTGTTCTCGCCGGGCAACAGCATCACGTCGGCGCTGGCCAATGAGTTCGCCGAAGCCGGCGCTGGCCTGCATACCGCCGCGCTGATGGAGCTTGGCCTGATCCTGTTCTTCATCACGTTCGTGGTCCTGGCGCTGTCCAAGATCCTGTTGCTCCGCTTGGCCAAGAGCGAGGGTGCAAAATGA